A region of Candidatus Binatia bacterium DNA encodes the following proteins:
- a CDS encoding ammonium transporter yields the protein MMLATALVFIMHLGFASVESGLTRAKNTTNILFKNTIIPCIGLLTYFIVGFNLMYPGDFNGYLGFAGFGLTPPENGVTPGYADGGYTYWTDFLFQAMFAATCATIVSGAVAERVKLYPFLIFSTIFVAFVYTIAGSWKWGGGWLDQMGFYDFAGSTVVHSVGGWGALMGVLLLGPRLGKYGKDGKITPIPGSNMPLATIGVFLLWLGWFGFNGGSVLSADPAKTSLVLVTTSLGAAAGAVGALVGYSFVSTKPDHTMLLNGILAGLVGITASADVITPLGAIIIGFIAGLIVVASVLGLDRLKIDDPVGAISVHLTCGIWGTLAVGIFSTNPEHSFGVQAIGVVAYAVFTAVCAGLIFGVLKVTTGIRVSPEEEIEGLDLGEHGMYAYDLHTGDAGLDGTAGAPMRARVAAAATTLASEVR from the coding sequence ATGATGCTCGCCACGGCCCTGGTGTTCATCATGCACCTCGGCTTCGCATCGGTGGAGTCGGGCCTCACGCGGGCCAAGAACACCACCAACATTCTGTTCAAGAACACGATCATCCCGTGCATCGGCCTGCTGACGTACTTCATCGTCGGCTTCAACCTGATGTACCCCGGCGACTTCAACGGCTACCTGGGCTTCGCCGGTTTTGGCTTGACGCCACCCGAGAACGGTGTGACGCCCGGCTACGCCGACGGCGGCTACACCTACTGGACCGACTTCCTCTTCCAGGCGATGTTCGCCGCGACCTGCGCGACGATCGTCTCCGGTGCGGTCGCGGAGCGCGTCAAGCTGTATCCTTTCCTGATCTTCTCGACGATCTTCGTCGCCTTCGTCTACACGATCGCTGGTTCCTGGAAGTGGGGTGGCGGCTGGCTCGATCAGATGGGCTTCTATGACTTCGCGGGCTCGACCGTGGTGCACTCGGTCGGCGGCTGGGGCGCGCTGATGGGCGTCCTGCTCCTCGGCCCGCGTCTCGGCAAGTACGGCAAGGACGGCAAGATCACGCCGATCCCCGGCTCGAACATGCCACTCGCGACCATCGGCGTCTTCCTGCTGTGGCTCGGCTGGTTCGGGTTCAACGGCGGCTCGGTTCTGTCGGCCGACCCGGCGAAGACCTCGCTCGTGCTCGTCACGACGTCGCTCGGCGCCGCGGCCGGCGCGGTCGGCGCCCTGGTCGGCTACAGCTTCGTGTCGACCAAGCCCGACCACACGATGCTGCTCAACGGCATCCTCGCCGGTCTCGTCGGCATCACGGCGAGCGCCGACGTGATCACGCCGCTCGGCGCGATCATCATCGGCTTCATCGCCGGCTTGATCGTCGTCGCCTCGGTGCTCGGCCTCGATCGCCTCAAGATCGACGACCCGGTCGGCGCCATCTCGGTCCACCTCACCTGCGGCATCTGGGGCACGCTCGCGGTCGGCATCTTCTCGACCAACCCCGAGCACTCGTTCGGCGTGCAGGCGATCGGCGTGGTGGCCTACGCGGTGTTCACCGCGGTGTGCGCGGGACTGATCTTCGGCGTGCTCAAGGTGACGACGGGCATCCGCGTCTCCCCCGAGGAGGAGATCGAGGGCCTCGATCTCGGCGAGCACGGCATGTACGCGTACGACCTGCACACCGGCGACGCCGGTCTCGATGGCACCGCTGGTGCTCCGATGCGGGCCCGGGTGGCTGCGGCTGCCACCACCCTGGCGAGCGAGGTGCGCTAG
- a CDS encoding P-II family nitrogen regulator codes for MKKIEAIIKPFKLDEVKEALAREGVDGMTISEVKGFGRQRGHSELYRGAEYVVDFLPKVKIELLVDDSRVATVADTIRAAAATGRIGDGKIFIVPVDDAVRIRTGDRGAEAL; via the coding sequence GTGAAAAAGATCGAGGCCATCATCAAGCCGTTCAAGTTGGACGAGGTGAAGGAAGCGCTGGCGCGCGAAGGCGTCGACGGCATGACCATCTCGGAGGTCAAAGGCTTCGGCCGGCAACGTGGGCACAGCGAGCTGTACCGCGGCGCCGAGTACGTGGTCGACTTCCTGCCCAAGGTGAAGATCGAGCTGCTCGTCGACGATTCGCGCGTCGCGACCGTCGCGGACACGATTCGCGCCGCGGCCGCCACGGGCCGCATCGGAGACGGGAAGATCTTCATCGTCCCCGTGGACGACGCGGTTCGCATCCGGACCGGCGACCGGGGCGCCGAGGCTCTGTAA
- a CDS encoding valine--tRNA ligase — protein MPKELAKAYAPQEVEERWAKEWIQLGVSTAHVDAPGEPYSIVIPPPNITGQLHLGHALNNTLQDVLIRYKRMDGYNAVWIPGTDHASIATQNVVERQLAAQGLDRHTIGREKFLERTFAWRSEVGPYIIAQLKRLGASCDWTRERFTMDEGLSRAVREVFVRLYEDGLIYRGRRLINWCCRCGTALSDIEVEHEDTQGHLWHLRYPLLDGDGEVVVATTRPETMLGDTAVAVHPEDERYRALVGKRVRLPIVGREIPIIADEHVDREFGSGVVKITPAHDFDDFEIGRRHGLEMVSVIGEDGTMTSAAGPYAGLDRTTARERIVEELTATGVLVKTEPHALAIGTCYRCRSVVEPLLSTQWFVRTKPLAEPAIAAVREGRTRFHPEHWSKTYFAWMENIRDWCVSRQLWWGHRIPAWYCDSCPADPGTEPEGARADQRSPKVIVSREDPTSCPGCGGPLRQDEDVLDTWFSSGLWPFSTLGWPDDTPELRKWYPTSVLVTGFDIIFFWVARMMMFGLRFTGEVPFRDVYVHGLVRDEYGEKMSKTKGNVKDPLELLATYGTDALRFTLIAQSAMGRDIRLSLDRIDGNRSFANKIWNAARFILMNADASVDLAAGRSGGSDADRWIRARLGRAIDEVRAALDGYRFNDAATTLYRFLWNEFCDWYVELSKLSLYGEDEAARATTLATLVSVFETALRLLHPMMPFITDELWHALPGVDAEKPALMLESFPRSADVERDAAAEARIERLIDVVRALRNLRAEMNLPPSRAIDLYVASQDRTALDDLRGFESAVRTLAKIDRLELVGDGERPSGSAVAVAGGLELYVPLAGLIDVGAERQRLEREIERVAKELAQVTRKLENQDFLARAPEEIVEKERAKASELTAKQELLQRGLERLREVQA, from the coding sequence ATGCCGAAGGAGCTTGCCAAAGCCTATGCGCCTCAGGAGGTCGAGGAGCGCTGGGCGAAGGAGTGGATCCAGCTCGGGGTGTCGACGGCCCACGTCGACGCGCCCGGTGAGCCGTACTCGATCGTCATCCCGCCGCCCAACATCACCGGCCAGCTGCACCTCGGGCACGCGCTCAACAACACGCTGCAGGACGTCCTCATCCGCTACAAGCGGATGGACGGCTACAACGCGGTCTGGATCCCCGGCACCGACCACGCGTCGATCGCGACCCAGAACGTGGTCGAGCGCCAGCTCGCGGCGCAGGGCCTCGACCGCCACACCATCGGCCGCGAGAAGTTCCTCGAGCGCACCTTCGCGTGGCGCTCGGAGGTCGGACCCTACATCATCGCGCAGCTGAAGCGGCTCGGCGCGAGCTGCGACTGGACGCGCGAGCGCTTCACGATGGATGAGGGCCTGTCGCGCGCGGTGCGCGAGGTGTTCGTCCGCCTCTACGAGGACGGCCTGATCTACCGCGGCCGGCGCCTGATCAACTGGTGCTGCCGCTGCGGCACGGCGCTGTCCGACATCGAGGTCGAGCACGAGGACACGCAGGGCCACCTGTGGCACCTGCGCTACCCGCTGCTCGACGGCGACGGCGAGGTGGTGGTCGCGACCACGCGTCCCGAGACCATGCTCGGCGACACGGCGGTCGCCGTGCACCCCGAGGACGAGCGCTACCGCGCGCTGGTCGGCAAGCGCGTGCGCCTGCCGATCGTCGGACGCGAGATCCCGATCATCGCCGACGAGCACGTCGACCGCGAGTTCGGCTCGGGCGTGGTCAAGATCACGCCGGCGCACGACTTCGACGACTTCGAGATCGGACGCCGGCACGGCCTCGAGATGGTCTCGGTGATCGGCGAGGACGGCACGATGACGTCCGCCGCGGGGCCGTATGCGGGCCTCGACCGCACGACCGCGCGTGAGCGCATCGTCGAGGAGCTCACCGCGACCGGCGTGCTCGTCAAGACCGAGCCGCACGCGCTCGCGATCGGCACCTGCTACCGCTGCCGCTCGGTGGTCGAGCCGCTGCTCTCGACGCAGTGGTTCGTGCGCACCAAGCCGCTCGCCGAGCCCGCGATCGCCGCGGTGCGCGAGGGCCGCACGCGCTTCCACCCCGAGCACTGGAGCAAGACGTACTTCGCGTGGATGGAGAACATCCGCGACTGGTGCGTGTCGCGTCAGCTCTGGTGGGGACACCGGATCCCGGCCTGGTACTGCGACAGCTGCCCCGCCGATCCCGGCACCGAGCCCGAGGGCGCGCGCGCCGACCAGCGCTCGCCGAAGGTCATCGTGTCGCGCGAGGACCCGACGAGCTGTCCCGGCTGCGGCGGTCCGCTGCGTCAGGACGAGGACGTGCTCGACACCTGGTTCTCGAGCGGGCTGTGGCCGTTCTCGACGCTCGGCTGGCCCGACGACACGCCCGAGCTGCGCAAGTGGTACCCGACGTCGGTCCTCGTCACGGGCTTCGACATCATCTTCTTCTGGGTCGCCCGGATGATGATGTTCGGCCTGCGCTTCACGGGCGAGGTGCCGTTCCGCGACGTCTACGTGCACGGCCTCGTCCGCGACGAGTACGGCGAGAAGATGAGCAAGACGAAGGGGAACGTGAAGGACCCCCTCGAGCTGCTCGCCACGTACGGCACCGACGCGCTGCGCTTCACGCTGATCGCGCAGTCGGCGATGGGACGCGACATCCGTCTCTCGCTCGACCGCATCGACGGCAACCGCAGCTTCGCGAACAAGATCTGGAACGCGGCGCGCTTCATCCTGATGAACGCGGACGCCTCGGTCGACCTCGCCGCCGGACGCAGCGGCGGCAGCGACGCGGATCGCTGGATCCGCGCGCGCCTCGGCCGCGCGATCGACGAGGTCCGCGCCGCGCTCGACGGCTACCGCTTCAACGACGCCGCGACGACGCTCTACCGCTTCCTGTGGAACGAGTTCTGCGACTGGTACGTCGAGCTCTCGAAGCTTTCGCTTTACGGTGAGGACGAGGCGGCGCGGGCGACGACGCTCGCGACGCTGGTGTCGGTGTTCGAGACGGCGCTGCGCCTCCTGCACCCGATGATGCCGTTCATCACCGACGAGCTGTGGCACGCGCTGCCGGGCGTCGACGCCGAGAAGCCGGCGCTGATGCTCGAGTCCTTCCCGCGCTCGGCCGACGTCGAGCGCGACGCCGCCGCCGAGGCGCGCATCGAGCGCCTGATCGACGTCGTGCGCGCGCTGCGCAACCTGCGCGCCGAGATGAACCTGCCGCCGAGCCGCGCAATCGATCTGTACGTCGCCTCGCAGGACCGCACGGCGCTCGACGATTTGCGCGGCTTCGAGAGCGCGGTGCGGACGCTCGCCAAGATCGACCGCCTCGAGCTCGTCGGCGACGGCGAGCGGCCGAGCGGCAGCGCGGTCGCCGTCGCGGGCGGGCTCGAGCTCTACGTGCCGCTCGCCGGGCTGATCGACGTCGGCGCCGAGCGCCAGCGCCTCGAGCGCGAGATCGAGCGCGTCGCGAAGGAGCTCGCGCAGGTGACGCGCAAGCTCGAGAATCAGGACTTCCTCGCGCGCGCGCCCGAGGAGATCGTCGAGAAGGAGCGCGCCAAGGCGAGCGAGCTGACGGCGAAGCAGGAGCTCCTGCAGCGCGGGCTCGAGCGCCTGCGCGAGGTGCAAGCTTGA
- the nadC gene encoding carboxylating nicotinate-nucleotide diphosphorylase, with amino-acid sequence MTRTAARARGTRTSAKRTRASAARPRAAATGAPDPFRHPSTLALVRHALAEDIGRGDITTAATVPDGVQGRAVLATREACVVAGLPLVEMVLGELHATRPLRVRLRAREGQRVAPGTVLAEIEGELARLLTGERVLLNLVQSLCGVATVTRRYVDAVAGTRTTILDTRKTTPGLRLLQKYAVRMGGARNHRFGLDDGVLIKDNHIAACGGSLRLAVERARAAAPAGIKIEVECDRLEQVREALAAGADIVLLDNMRPEQVRKARALVGDRVLLEVSGGVSLDTVRAYAEAGADFISVGRLTHSAPAIDLGLDVRSARPGAKGR; translated from the coding sequence TTGACGCGCACCGCCGCGCGCGCGCGCGGCACGCGGACGTCCGCGAAGCGCACGCGCGCCAGCGCAGCGCGGCCGCGCGCGGCGGCGACCGGCGCGCCGGATCCGTTCCGTCACCCCTCGACGCTCGCGCTCGTGCGCCACGCGCTCGCCGAGGACATCGGCCGCGGTGACATCACGACGGCGGCGACGGTGCCGGACGGCGTGCAGGGCAGGGCGGTGCTCGCGACGCGCGAGGCGTGCGTGGTCGCCGGGCTGCCGCTCGTCGAGATGGTGCTCGGCGAGCTGCACGCGACGCGGCCGCTGCGCGTGCGCCTGCGGGCGCGCGAGGGACAGCGCGTTGCCCCCGGCACGGTGCTCGCGGAGATCGAGGGCGAGCTCGCGCGGCTGCTGACCGGCGAGCGCGTGCTGCTCAACCTCGTGCAGTCGCTCTGCGGTGTCGCGACCGTCACGCGCCGCTACGTCGACGCGGTCGCCGGCACGCGCACGACGATCCTCGACACGCGCAAGACGACGCCCGGGCTTCGCCTGCTGCAGAAGTACGCGGTGCGCATGGGCGGGGCGCGCAACCACCGCTTCGGTCTCGACGACGGCGTGCTGATCAAGGACAACCACATCGCCGCGTGCGGAGGCTCGCTGCGCCTCGCGGTCGAGCGTGCGCGCGCGGCGGCGCCGGCGGGGATCAAGATCGAGGTCGAGTGCGACCGGCTCGAGCAGGTGCGCGAGGCGCTCGCCGCCGGCGCGGACATCGTGCTGCTCGACAACATGCGTCCCGAGCAGGTGCGCAAGGCGCGGGCGCTGGTCGGCGATCGCGTGCTGCTCGAGGTCTCGGGCGGCGTGAGCCTCGACACCGTGCGCGCGTACGCCGAGGCGGGCGCCGACTTCATCTCCGTGGGCCGCTTGACGCACTCGGCGCCGGCGATCGACCTCGGCCTCGACGTGCGCTCGGCGCGTCCGGGCGCGAAGGGGCGTTGA
- a CDS encoding biotin--[acetyl-CoA-carboxylase] ligase produces MSATRAPDPRGDGALLAALDGGDWRSGAEIAARLGVSRAAVWKRIERLRERGYDIEASAGRGYRLVRASERLLPEEILRHWQPRQLAGHIVHRDSIDSTNRLAAELARGGAPEGTVVIAEQQTAGRGRLGRSWASPANVNLYCSIVLRPSLPPLEVPRLTLVAGLAVAQAIAATAPRVTPQIKWPNDVLIDGRKVSGTLTELDAETDRVRYVIVGIGVNLNAGRADFPRELARKATSLALASGARVDRAAFTGRLLGAFEASYEVFRTRGFAALRKAYEEFHCLQGRRVSIDARPPIDGVVRGVDDDGALLVETRGEVQRVVAGEVTLRGAYRSLRR; encoded by the coding sequence TTGAGCGCCACGCGAGCGCCGGATCCGCGCGGCGACGGCGCCCTGCTCGCCGCGCTCGACGGCGGCGACTGGCGCTCGGGAGCGGAGATCGCCGCGCGCCTCGGGGTGTCGCGCGCGGCGGTGTGGAAGCGCATCGAGCGGCTGCGCGAGCGCGGCTACGACATCGAGGCGTCGGCCGGGCGCGGCTACCGTCTCGTGCGCGCGAGCGAGCGCCTCCTGCCGGAGGAGATCCTCCGTCACTGGCAGCCGCGCCAGCTCGCGGGGCACATCGTGCACCGCGACTCGATCGACTCGACGAACCGTCTCGCCGCGGAGCTCGCGCGCGGCGGCGCGCCCGAGGGCACCGTGGTGATCGCCGAGCAGCAGACCGCCGGCCGCGGACGCCTCGGCCGCAGCTGGGCGTCGCCGGCGAACGTCAACCTCTACTGCTCGATCGTGCTGCGGCCGTCGCTGCCGCCGCTCGAGGTGCCGCGCCTCACGCTGGTCGCGGGGCTGGCCGTCGCCCAGGCGATCGCGGCCACCGCGCCGCGGGTCACGCCGCAGATCAAGTGGCCCAACGACGTGCTGATCGACGGCCGCAAGGTCTCCGGCACCCTCACCGAGCTCGACGCCGAGACCGACCGCGTGCGCTACGTGATCGTCGGCATCGGCGTCAATCTGAATGCAGGGCGCGCGGACTTCCCGCGCGAGCTCGCGCGCAAGGCGACGAGCCTCGCGCTGGCTTCGGGCGCGCGCGTCGACCGCGCGGCCTTCACCGGACGGCTCCTCGGCGCGTTCGAGGCGAGCTACGAGGTCTTCCGCACGCGCGGGTTTGCGGCGCTGCGCAAGGCCTACGAGGAGTTCCACTGCCTGCAGGGACGGCGCGTGTCGATCGACGCGCGGCCGCCGATCGATGGTGTGGTGCGCGGCGTCGACGACGACGGCGCGCTGCTGGTCGAGACGCGCGGCGAGGTGCAGCGCGTGGTCGCGGGCGAGGTGACGCTGCGCGGCGCCTATAGGTCGCTGCGTCGCTGA
- a CDS encoding type III pantothenate kinase, translated as MLLAIDVGNTHTVVGLFEGEKLRRHWRLLTEHARTADEYSVVLWNLQRMSGIDPGEIEGIIVSNVVPQMQATIDAMCLATYGRAPLVVGPGIRTGMPILYDNPREVGADRIVNAVAAYERHHDLCIIVDFGTATTFDVVSPKGEYLGGVITPGIGISLEALYSRTAKLHPVELVRPPRVVGRNTVHAIQAGVFHGYVALVDGLVDRIQREQGGVARVIATGGFAETIAEESKTIGEVDEFLTLEGLRLIYERNREGTGHGR; from the coding sequence ATGCTGCTCGCGATCGACGTTGGGAACACCCACACCGTCGTCGGGCTCTTCGAAGGGGAGAAGCTCCGACGGCACTGGCGCCTCCTCACCGAGCACGCGCGGACGGCCGACGAGTACAGCGTCGTCCTGTGGAACCTGCAGCGCATGTCGGGCATCGATCCCGGCGAGATCGAGGGCATCATCGTCTCGAACGTCGTGCCGCAGATGCAGGCCACGATCGACGCGATGTGCCTCGCGACCTACGGTCGCGCGCCGCTGGTCGTCGGGCCGGGCATCCGCACCGGGATGCCGATCCTGTACGACAACCCGCGCGAGGTCGGCGCAGATCGCATCGTCAACGCCGTCGCGGCCTACGAGCGGCACCACGACCTGTGCATCATCGTCGACTTCGGCACGGCGACGACCTTCGACGTCGTGAGCCCGAAGGGCGAGTACCTCGGCGGCGTCATCACGCCGGGCATCGGCATCTCGCTCGAAGCGCTCTACTCGCGCACCGCCAAGCTGCACCCGGTGGAGCTCGTACGCCCGCCGCGCGTGGTCGGGCGCAACACGGTGCACGCGATCCAGGCCGGCGTGTTTCACGGCTACGTCGCCTTGGTCGACGGGCTCGTCGACCGCATCCAGCGCGAGCAGGGCGGTGTGGCGCGCGTGATCGCGACCGGCGGGTTCGCGGAGACCATCGCCGAGGAGTCGAAGACGATCGGCGAGGTCGACGAGTTTCTCACGCTCGAGGGGCTGCGCCTCATCT